A DNA window from Eremothecium cymbalariae DBVPG#7215 chromosome 3, complete sequence contains the following coding sequences:
- a CDS encoding uncharacterized protein (similar to Ashbya gossypii AGR256W), which produces MLMLSRFSRSYSRALLEESGIVIKDQGPKAPQHSQDGIIQNDSDSQTSSALETASLISCVTCLSDNTDSRGGNSLLLPPNTVIPYSKILDVRLVPRDSASSGKNDVYDKYPDSDASRPVDDCDKVHHEMSIDAFYRKAYHPEPDQGILVEVVFARPRRNDLVPKTVTLLIDRSSGLLCNEENVDVVEKILERSYKNTKRNKSILVIINPHGGRGRANKIYVTKAKPILIASGCYVEVFQTSYPEHAIEIARTMDIDKYDVIACASGDGIPYEVLNGLYRREDRAKAFNKVAVTQLPCGSGNAMSVSCHGTNNPAYAALSLVKAVEVRMDVMCCSQPSYLDGPRLSFLSQTYGVIAESDINTEFLRWIGPARFELGVTLNIFQRRKYPCEIYVKYAAKSKNELKDYYLLHKARIKQSTLKLDFDFSNTDSGSSDGSCSGDSIDETLFEPKWSLDDPVPSDWEMIDQDLADNIGIFYVGKMPYVAADTKFFPAALPDDGSMDMVITDARTPLTRMAPILLSLDKGSHVLQPEVEHSKIFAYRLVPKLKNSVISVDGEKFPYETLQVEVLPRLVKMLLKNGNYVETEFNIL; this is translated from the coding sequence ATGTTAATGTTAAGTCGATTTAGCAGGTCATATTCCAGAGCGCTTCTCGAAGAGAGCGGTATCGTTATCAAGGATCAGGGACCTAAGGCACCTCAACATTCACAAGACGGGATTATTCAGAATGACAGCGATAGCCAAACTAGCAGTGCTCTTGAAACGGCGTCTTTAATCAGTTGTGTTACTTGCTTAAGTGATAACACAGATTCGCGAGGCGGGAACTCATTGTTGTTACCTCCTAATACTGTTATTCCATATAGCAAGATTTTAGACGTTAGATTGGTACCTAGAGACAGCGCGTCTTCTGGTAAGAATGATGTATATGATAAATATCCAGATTCTGATGCCTCTAGACCGGTCGACGATTGTGACAAAGTTCATCATGAGATGAGTATAGATGCATTCTACAGAAAAGCGTATCATCCGGAGCCGGACCAAGGTATACTTGTGGAAGTGGTATTTGCTAGACCCAGGCGGAACGACCTTGTTCCTAAAACAGTTACTTTGTTAATTGATAGATCATCTGGGTTGCTTTgcaatgaagaaaatgtGGATGTTGTTGAGAAGATTTTGGAGCGAAGCTACAAAAATACCAAACGTAACAAATCCATTCTTGTAATAATCAATCCGCATGGGGGTCGAGGTAGGGCCAACAAAATATACGTTACAAAGGCGAAACCCATACTTATAGCTAGTGGATGTTATGTTGAAGTGTTTCAGACTTCGTACCCGGAACACGCCATTGAGATAGCCAGGACAATGGATATCGATAAGTATGACGTAATAGCTTGTGCATCTGGTGATGGCATTCCATATGAGGTGTTAAATGGCTTGTACAGACGTGAAGATCGTGCAAAGGCGTTTAATAAGGTGGCGGTAACTCAGTTGCCGTGCGGCTCAGGGAACGCAATGAGCGTTTCATGCCACGGGACGAACAATCCGGCATATGCTGCGCTATCGTTAGTCAAGGCAGTTGAAGTTCGAATGGATGTGATGTGCTGCTCTCAGCCGTCGTATTTAGATGGCCCTCGGCTTTCATTCCTTTCTCAGACTTATGGAGTTATCGCCGAGTCAGACATCAATACGGAATTCTTGAGGTGGATTGGTCCAGCAAGGTTTGAACTGGGTGTGACattgaatattttccaaCGCAGGAAATACCCTTGCGAGATATATGTAAAATATGCTGCTAAGTCAAAAAACGAATTAAAGGATTATTATTTGTTACACAAGGCTCGCATTAAGCAAAGCACTCTGAAATTAGATTTTGACTTTTCAAACACAGATTCCGGTTCTTCTGATGGATCATGCTCCGGAGATTCTATAGATGAAACGCTATTTGAGCCTAAGTGGTCTTTGGATGATCCTGTACCATCGGATTGGGAGATGATTGACCAAGATCTAGCTGATAATATAGGTATATTCTACGTTGGTAAAATGCCATACGTTGCAGCTGATACTAAATTTTTCCCTGCTGCATTACCGGATGATGGAAGTATGGATATGGTGATTACTGACGCAAGAACGCCGTTAACCAGAATGGCACCAATATTACTATCGTTAGACAAAGGATCCCATGTCTTGCAACCCGAAGTTGAacattccaaaattttcgCCTACCGCTTGGTGCCCAAGTTAAAGAATAGCGTAATATCGGTAGATGGTGAGAAGTTTCCCTACGAGACTTTACAAGTTGAAGTATTGCCAAGATTAGTGAagatgttgttgaaaaatggcAACTATGTAGAAACAGAATTCAACATATTATGA
- a CDS encoding MFS transporter (similar to Ashbya gossypii AAR080W), whose protein sequence is MGNKVQSSRDLRKDSASSNDNVDTTLLPGGGLDTAGYTPTPELETSSSIFKGLRESVVDRDDTWGSKALGSWLLLCYSTGPTSAMMRSYVIASMQSIAHALGHPKGNPGGKCPARGDDCYINIAGHDVQYMAYQLYLKAAYTSVEGLLAIMLMGLADYSNYRGWLMISSIFMYGALAVPFVGFAAQTYTNLIAITVLYCVMLCCNTIYTITEGSYIPIFMTRMKSNNGNISEELDLELESRRGFKDSFLTKWRKVSRSSSSSMLHRGAKASVWGLIMGNLGGITAMIIAMIITQTRNTPTREKYKDFLLSITVAGCITIVLGSIASLGIPSVSGRPFPFKKNENRLLTIVKFPFIRLVHIIKDLLQYREAFKFAIAWVIWNIAYSNFMQLFMNSFRTRLGIGQSDKEYTVWQFTNYIVACMGPLVWMYVFRWASASQNTKAQVRFLKYTSYCILAFGTLANFWGSLGSSRSSPLGFKNRWEFWFFLVFFVSSSSVIRSLNRVAYSAMLPEGKENQYFGLEIMLGLATGWSQSLIIGVIQDRTGNSNTPYIPNTALMLIAMMLYYWCDIEKGMDQVGKLGLMRRKNIVNIISDNE, encoded by the coding sequence ATGGGAAATAAAGTGCAGAGCAGCAGGGATCTTAGGAAGGATTCTGCGTCTAGTAATGATAACGTAGATACTACGTTGTTACCAGGGGGAGGTTTGGATACGGCAGGCTATACTCCAACGCCGGAGCTTGAAACCAGTAGTAGTATATTCAAAGGGCTCAGGGAATCTGTGGTTGATCGAGATGATACATGGGGGAGTAAGGCACTTGGGTCTTGGTTGTTGCTGTGTTATTCCACGGGGCCTACGTCCGCGATGATGAGGTCGTATGTTATTGCGAGTATGCAATCAATAGCTCATGCTTTAGGCCATCCTAAGGGTAACCCTGGTGGTAAATGTCCTGCCCGTGGAGATGATTgttatattaatattgCTGGTCACGATGTGCAATACATGGCGTATCAGTTATATTTGAAGGCAGCGTACACGTCTGTTGAGGGTCTTCTTGCAATTATGTTGATGGGGCTAGCGGACTATTCTAATTATAGAGGGTGGTTAATGATAAGTTCCATATTTATGTATGGTGCTCTTGCTGTTCCTTTTGTGGGATTCGCTGCTCAGACCTATACGAATCTTATCGCAATCACAGTGTTGTACTGTGTAATGTTATGTTGTAACACAATTTATACAATTACCGAGGGTTCATATATTCCTATATTCATGACTAGAATGAAAAGTAATAATGGAAATATATCTGAAGAACTGGACCTGGAGTTGGAAAGCAGGCGGGGCTTCAAGGATTCATTTCTTACCAAATGGCGCAAGGTATCCCGCAGCAGTAGTAGTTCGATGTTGCACAGGGGTGCGAAAGCCAGTGTTTGGGGGCTAATTATGGGTAACTTGGGCGGTATCACCGCAATGATTATCGCAATGATTATCACCCAGACCAGAAATACTCCTACTCGAGAAAAGTATAaggattttcttttgtCGATTACTGTTGCAGGCTGCATTACTATTGTACTTGGTTCAATAGCTTCATTAGGTATCCCGAGTGTTAGTGGGAGACCATTTCCGTTCAAGAAGAATGAGAATAGATTATTGACAATTGTTAAATTCCCATTCATTAGGTTGGTTCACATTATAAAAGATTTGTTGCAATATAGGGAAGCGTTCAAATTTGCTATAGCCTGGGTTATATGGAATATCGCCTATTCGAACTTCATGCAATTGTTTATGAATTCGTTCCGGACGAGGTTAGGAATTGGTCAGTCAGATAAAGAATACACCGTCTGGCAATTTACAAATTACATTGTCGCATGCATGGGCCCGTTAGTGTGGATGTATGTGTTCCGTTGGGCCTCTGCCAGTCAGAATACCAAAGCGCAGGTTcgttttttaaaatacaCTTCATACTGTATTCTAGCCTTCGGTACACTAGCAAACTTTTGGGGTAGTTTAGGATCTAGTAGGAGTTCTCCActtggttttaaaaatagaTGGGAATTTTGGTTCTTTTTAGTCTTTTTCGTTTCATCTAGTAGTGTCATTAGATCCTTGAACAGGGTCGCCTATTCAGCCATGCTACCAGAGGGCAAGGAAAATCAATACTTTGGTCTGGAGATTATGCTTGGGTTGGCAACAGGATGGTCGCAGTCGTTAATAATCGGCGTAATTCAGGATAGAACTGGGAACTCCAACACTCCTTATATCCCGAATACTGCTTTGATGTTGATTGCCATGATGTTATATTACTGGTGTGATATAGAGAAGGGCATGGATCAGGTTGGAAAACTAGGATTAATGAGGAGAAAGAACATTGTTAATATCATCTCAGATAATGAGTAG